The Haliotis asinina isolate JCU_RB_2024 chromosome 2, JCU_Hal_asi_v2, whole genome shotgun sequence genomic interval CGAGTCAACAAGGCATATGTATTGTCTACACCGGAAGTTTTCTCATCAAACCGGAAATGAGGTTTCCTGTCGTGTTAGCTGGAGAGTTATACTTTACTTCCTGCAATAGAAACGAACTTGTCAAAATCCAAACACGACAACATCAGAACAgcatttgacatattttttcGAGAGTATGGAGTTCTGTGAGGACTAATTTTCTAAAAAACTCAAACTTTTTGGAATTAAAGTGTTACATACTCATGTCACTTCTGAGGACCTATCATATATAACGGTTTTACAGAGATATGGCTCTTGCTTGAAACTGTCTCCGACATTGTCAATACTGATATGTAATGTTCGGCCACAATGACTATTTCAAGGCAACTGTTTCGCACTTTTCTCTCACGCTGTTTTAGAGTTTCAGTATATATGATAAGATCATCAACCTGTCAGGTAACATTTACAGTTGAATGATGGTTGTTAAACGCACATTGGACATATTGCTAAGGATCAGAACAAAAGacatattcaacattttatacaTGTAACAATACATGTCCACTACATACAACGGAAAACACCAAAACAGGTTTCTCTGAAATTATGAAGATCTCTGAATGTTAAAACCAAACCCTTCTTTCTGAACAGAAAAAAGGCATGTTATCGTTATTACTTGAATCTTTTTTTCCAAAGCGTCAGACCTGGACTCACCTTGCTCGTCATTACTGAAAGTCGTAATATGAAAGCAGTGCAATCATGGGAACCTCAACATTTTTGGGGTCATTGAAACAGCAATGACAACTGAAGGGCACAAATCATGGTGAGTCACGCCTAGCATAACGTGTACCATGCGTGTTACATACGTGTGTGACGACGTGAACACTACACTAAATACCTATGCGACGTCACGTGCATGGGCTAGAACAAGCAAGGCTGTGAGGTCATGATGCGCCcaacagtgagtgaataagtttaatgttacgtcacttttagcactattttagcaatattacgacgTGAGGAACGGAAACACCTCAAAACCTTAAAGGATCTGCATATATTTTGAATGTATACAATCAAATACACGCTGCGCACCACTATCATGCATGTTTTTGGATTCCTTAATGCACGTGGCATTAGTTACATAACCTGTTGACCAGGTCCATGGTTTCATCTGGTTCAATAGAGCAGCAAATGCAATGTAAAGATATAAGAAATGCAGGCAACTCCACAAACATCATTGTTAAAGTTTAGGATCGGGCATTTGAATACACGGGCATCTATACTCATCACAAAAAGttaaacaacacaaatatttaatcTTATTACATTTTCGGTTATTGAAATTGCAAATcatgaaatagtgagtgagtgagttcaggtttacgacgccactcagcaatatccgaACTATagggcggtggtctgtaaaaaaatcgagtccggaccagacattccagtgatcaacaacatgagcatcgatctgcgcatttgggaaccgatgacatgtgtcaaccaggtcagcgaaaGTCATCGCTTGGTATGGACTAGGTTCAAGCGGGATTCCTGAACGGCGTTGTGTGGCAACTGGCAGATGTGCCCAATGCACCCTCGATATATAACGGCGCTGAATACATATATAAAAATACTTTAATAACTGAAAGTTTCCAGACACGAGAGCATAAAACAACGCATATAGATCAAATCTTAAATACACTTTCAAAAATTATTCATAAAACATTCAACCAAACATATTTGACTCAAACAGTGGTAATATTTTTATAGCAGTGTCATTTGACACCTATACATGCACCTACTGGTTCGTTTGTATACTGTTTGTTGATCAACGTGATGagtaaaaatatatgaattccGTATGAACATAGCACTATCAATGGTTAACTACTTGAAAGCGGCTTGTGTACTCTTTACATGTGTAAATGTTGAGTTAAAACCATGTAGCATTCTAAGGCTTGAAGTGTCGATGGTATTTAGATGGCATCAATGCTAAAAATTCAtgcaaattgttaaaaatcGTATCATCGTAATGGTGATACATGTATGATCTTCATCACGAAGTATGAAAGTAAGGGTCATCTCAAACTGTTGGGCTTTGTGACATCAAGCAGCGGTCTCCAGTTCTTGACCCACTCGTTCCTGTTCCTGCAGTGAAGGTAAATGACGCAGTGGAGTGGCTACACCGCCGATGGAGGCAAGGGAGTCCATGTTCACTCCACCGGTGACGGGAGGGATGCTCCCTTCGCCAGTTGGGGAAGAGGAGTACACCCCGCCGATGTAGGAAGGGCTGTCCAGCTTGATGTCGCTCATACTGCACACCATGATGGGCTCGTTCCTTAGACTTGCGTACTTGTCCGTTTGATCCTCGGGATTAGCCGGTCCCCAGCTGCCCGTGGGGCTGAATGCTTTCTGCTGAAAGGAACgaaaaaaacatgatatatattatCATTTATTTCTCGGTAATAAATGGTTAGAAACATCTAACAAAATGATTGAATGTATAAATCAAACAAAGCTTGCGCTGAGGCTCTAGAGACACAGTCCGTCAACCGTGGAATAAGACGTGGACCTCGAGCATGTAGTTTCCACCTCTGTGGCACATAACATTCCACCCGGTCAAACACATGCACCTCTGATGAAAGGGTTTTGTTTTCACCATTGGGTCGACCAGATCGACGTCTGTCAACACTCGTTATATACTGTTAAGTATTGACTGCCAAGAGCTTGTGTCACAAACctagttcttttttttttttcagtatgcCAATCCCACACAGCCGTTCCTTTGTTTAATAATACATGATTTCAGATTTGTTTACCATGCTCTAAACTGCTCTCAGAGACTTTTTCTGAAATTTTGCTGTTTGTGTCAGTGTGCAGGTGTCATATGACAGAGTGTTTTCACGTCTGTTCGGGTTTAGTGCCTTCTTTAattaaaaaaatgcacaaaacatgctttGTTGAAACCCAACCTAAATCAAATGTCGAACGGTAACCTTTGCACGTTGAATCTCGTTATCATCAGTTGAAATCTCACCAGCCCGAGTCTGCAGATTTGTATAGCCATAACAAGGAGTATCATAGCAACAGGGGCGACAACCATGCACCAGCCAATCCCTTCCGTCCATGGTGGAAATGTGTAGTCGCCATATTTGGCTGGGGCGTACTGGGTTGCCGACACGACCACGATGAACTAAAAAAATTGAAGACAATTACTACGACAGGGCATATCGAGGACAGTTACTTTCTAATAAAATACCTATCTGGGCGTGTAAAATCAGTGTTTGATAACAATACATAAAACCGCAGGGGGACTTTGCACTTTATGTAACGAAATAATTATTACGGTCTGAAGTACATTTGTAAAATTGTGCAAATACTGATAGTTATCAAGTTTTcccatacatacatgtataattaTGCACTTTGTCAATGTTACACGCTGCTCCTCAGCGCTGTAATATACCCAAGAAGAAGCAAAACGAAGCATGAGAAGTTCGTGGCTAGGCTTGTTAGGAATACTTACAAGGATGGCGACAGGAGTTAGGAAAACCCAGTTGATGATCCAGTAGGGGTTGGGCTTGTGGCCAATCAtcatctcaatgtcctccatgAAAGGGAACAGAGTTTTCTTTCCTTCGTGCTGTGGCCAGAACCAGCCAACCAAAGCTTCAACAACAACGTTTCAGCATCAAGGGCTTCAGATCAAGAAGTAGTTAGTAGACATTTAGATTGATTAGTGTATCACAAGACTTGTTAGAAAAAATACATTCAGTCAGATAAAGCAGATCTACGCAATCTTGTCTTGCTAGCACAGACTACGTTGGTGAGGCGGCTGTGAATTTTGTTTCATGGTACAAATATATCTTGAAGAGAAACTTGTCACAGTAGGTGCTCTCAGTATACGTTGTGCAGGACATGACTACCTGCACTTTCCAATCACCGTGTGGTCACATTCTTAAATTTACCCCTACTTAGAATATTAGGAAAAAAACACTTACGATAGACATACATGAGGCAGACGATCTCTGCCAGAGCTACCAGCATCAGGTTGTAGCTGCCACAGTACCAGTCCATCAGGGTCAGCATGTAGATGCCACCCTGGAGGAAAGCAATGTTTCAACGTTAATGAATAGTCGAACGCCTATAACTTAATGTTTTACATGACGAAATAATCAAACATGCTAGGGTTTACACTTCCATAGTAAAGtatagattctagtacttttgctGACTCGGGTCCCATCCAGGACTCGAAACCACACTCTTGGAGTCAGGCATCACCAGATCACCagaacacaaagtcagccgctcaGAAAGATGCTCGCTTATCTTTGGAAGCCATTGTCTCTGGATCATTGTCATACCTATGTTATCTAACTTGTATTTGAATCCGCTGTACAGTGttactttgataatttttcattGCGAGATATTGTAACAAGAGCATTTACACTAACTCGGTTGCGGAGTTGTTGACGACTTGTGTGCGGCATATCGTTATCATATACAGGTACTAACAGACAACTATCCTTGAAAACAAATTTCCTGTTATGCGCACTGCCATTTGAAGTGAACACACCCATTCCTGCAGTTAAAAGGTCCGGGAACCATTACTGATGACGTATAGTATATGACCCCTGAATACCAGTAGTATACCTGCCATATACGTCAATTCCGTGAGTGCTCACAACTCCAGTTCTGCACTTACTTCCATGAAACAAGCACCCAAGAATCGGCTACGTAACTGATTTATGAGTATATAAATGTTTATGCGTGTAAAGGTCAAACTAATAGAAAATTCCAAATTGAAAAAACACCCACGATGACAGCTAAAAGATGGTATTGGTTATTGAAAAACTACCAAGTTGTATTTTGAGGAAATTTATAGATTGAGATTAAATCAAACATGGATGCCTGTATTTTACAGGGTTAAATGGGTCCGAAGCCCAAGGACTGAACAAGGTGAGTGGTGTACCAAGTAtcgttttacgacgcttttagcaatattccatcaatactaacgcaggggacaccagaaatggacttcacacattgtgcccatgtggggaatcgaagccgggtcATCCGCGTGACGAGCGTAAAATGCGTTAACCATTAGGCTTGTACATCGaccttcaaccacaaggctgaAGTTTGAGACTGTTTAAGAATTGAAATTTCAAGTACGCGTAGGTCAGTGAGAAGTATTTTACGTCCACCTCTTAAAGTTTTTATCGATTTCATCATGAAGAGGAAGTGAAAAACACGCACACGTTCATAAATGttctttcatgtttgttttggttcATAAGTTGGACAAAGACCGACTAGGTACTGATTGACAATGCAAGACcaaataagtatgaaaatgatTTGGGTTTAAGGTCACTATAAAAAGTTTTCAAGTTGCAAAGGGGCCATTTTCCTCCTCCCAAAGCGTAGACTGAAGTAATGCAAATGTGAGTTAATTATCGCTATGAAAAGAAAGCACAGGTGGGATGCGTTTAAATTCACAACTTGATCAGCGCAaggcgggattcgaacccatattGGTAGGTCCTACTGAAACCCAAGAGCGGGCAATCTGGAATGGTCGATGGTTGGCTATAGGGTATTTCTATAGGGTATTTACATACCGCACCTAACCATGTAACTATTGCTTACTCAATGTGCtagtatttgtttccctcgatcattggatgtcgatctcagcgtcacatcgtattatcactgtcaactccctggggagcacctcttgggcacacttgggggttgtgacaacacggaaagggTCTGCGCACAAAGTTGACacaaaggtttttacacccggccACCGTATACTGGCAGCAAAGCTGCTGTGACATTTACCTTTGTGACTTGCGGCAGTCCGAGCAGAAAGCCAATCACACAACAGAAGGCGGTGAAAGACGTTTTATGTGACCTCAGGAAACGTGGGAAGATGTCACTGATGCCGCTGATCAACGTCTCCATCATGACGAACTGTGGTATACATACAGAAGAAAAGTTTTCCAACAAAAAGCAATACATTGCAACACGTACTATTCCATTTAAACACTAACTGCTATCATACGACATGTGTAAACTTTAAATATCTGCGCTGGTTTTAACGTTGCACGTAGGAACATTCCAGCTATCCGAATAATGGGAGTGTGTATCAATCTTGAGTACTGAGTGAACGAAATTAGTTTTACCTCCATTttagcaataccacggcggatgacactagaaatgaacttcacatatttcaccaATATGGCAAACTCGTgtatcggcgtgacgagcgaacgctttaatgaCCAGGCTACCCCGCCTCCCTCCTAAATATTGGAACCTTTCATCAGTGATGCCAACCTGGCTGTCCATGCCGAGAGTGAGCAGCATGAAGAAGAACAGGAAGGCCCACAATGAGGACATCGgaagtttagctaggccttctgGGTAAGCTATAAACGCAAGGCCGGGTCCTGAAACCAAGAATTAAGTACTGCTGGGAAAGAGGAAGTGTTTGGTCACTGGAAACATTCTGTGGTGTCAGAGGCACCAACGTCATTACCATATAAAGAGAACAAATCACCTTGGTCGACCACACTCTCTACATCCTGGTTGGTGGTGTGAGCCATGAAACCCAAGAGGGAGAAGATGGCGAAGCCCGCGAACACGCTGGTGCCGCAGTTGATGATGCCGACGATGAGGGCATCCCTGAAAGACCAATTAAGTAAttaatgaacaaaatatgtAGAGACAATTAATAAACAGAGTACATATTAATGAGTGAGTCCTTGAAATAGTTGGAGGTGATGTCGCCGTCTGATTTAAGTTTAAGATTGCTGAAGCTATCGAACGCTTTTCCCACTTACCTTTCACAGTTGTTCTTAAACTTATTGAAACTGGACATGGTCAAGAGCCCACCGAATCCAGCTCCCAGTGAGTAGAAGATCTGAGTGGCTGCATCACCCCATACCTCTCAGGTTAAGAGGGAGACATGGCAACAGTAAGTGCAACGAATTTGTGAGAAGACTTATTTAGCATTGTTCGTGATTttcttcacattgatttgtctttttgacagaaaatgaacaaacaaattttgaaaaatgcatttttgtCTTTTCCAAACATAACGTCAGAAAATTATGTTTGACGTTTAGTTTTAGTCACCTTGGCCTCAGTCAACCTATGGACCTGTGGAGTCATGTAGAATGTAATGCCCTTTTCGTATCCCTCTAGAGTCAGGCCTCTGATAAGCAGGACTACCAAGATGATGTAGGGGAAGGTGGCGGTGAAGTACACGACCTGGGGAAAGAGTTGATGGGTTACTCTTTTTCTCAGCCGAGAATTTATACATGTGTAAAGagtgtaagagtgagtgagttcagcgatattccaaatattcgtctggaccagacaatccattgatcaacgacatgagcactgggatacgatgacgtgtcgaccaagtcggcaaacctgatcacccgatcgcgttagtcgccaTGGGAGACTGAGGACAGGTTCAGATAGTTACAAAGTTACTCGTCTCATATGAACATCTGTTTGGGATAGTAACCTACTCTATGTCAATACGTTTTAAGAACGATAGGTCATACTAGGTGCCCAAGCAAAGGCTGCCAGATACGCCCACAAACCAATTTGGATCTATGCTTACAAACCTTTGTGAACCCAACTACTCGGCAAGCATCAACcttattccagttatatagaACACAGTGAATGAGTCTGGGGCTTCACACAAGTGTGGAAcagaacccgggtgttcggcgtgacgaacgaacgcaacaaccactaggctaccccacggccccTCCATTCATTGTTACCCAGCTGGTGTCCTCATGTAGTCAGTGGTAGGGCATACAAATCGTGAAAGGTCAAACCTTGCCAGAAGACTTCACCCCCTTCATGATGCACAGGAAGATAATGGTCCAGGCGACCAGAAGACAGGCAACGTTCTTCAGACTGATGTTTCCCATGTCTTCAAACCCATCGGCTTCGTGAACACGCAGGACAGCACGTCTAAAATTTACATAGTAAAATACCTAGTATGTGTTCCGCGGttgtacaaaaataaaacatcaatgtCCGTtatcataagaaatctctgctacaAACTCGTGCACCTGGGAATCGGATAATATATAGTGCATATTTTAATGATCTACTTACAAACAGGGATAACACTGTATAACTGTAATCCTAATGCCCCTCGCAGTTCGGACGGCGGGGTAGCATAATTAGTAAAATGTTCGCTCGACACCCgggttcgggttcgattcctgacatgAACACAATgcgtcaagcccatttctgtgtcccctgctgtgatatagctggatcATGTATAGTCACATCGGCCATATTTCAGCTATACCCATATCGTTACTAAAACTAGGTAAAT includes:
- the LOC137273997 gene encoding sodium- and chloride-dependent glycine transporter 1-like isoform X2 is translated as MRQTYHHTLLEQGDQKTEERGTWGGRFEFLLSCVGYAVGLGNVWRFPYLCYRNGGATFLIPYVIMLVIAGLPLFFLELAVGQFASEGPITVWKVSPAFHGIGFAMVTISGMVCIYYNVIIMYAIYYMFVSFVSLDGSVPWGSCGNPWNTDSCRSEPYPALDTMDESTKMEKLYSQLYNVTCVGDLLGNFSSMYNSTFTDPSHLNSSMVVSDVNKECRIRYVSPSAEYWERAVLRVHEADGFEDMGNISLKNVACLLVAWTIIFLCIMKGVKSSGKVVYFTATFPYIILVVLLIRGLTLEGYEKGITFYMTPQVHRLTEAKVWGDAATQIFYSLGAGFGGLLTMSSFNKFKNNCERDALIVGIINCGTSVFAGFAIFSLLGFMAHTTNQDVESVVDQGPGLAFIAYPEGLAKLPMSSLWAFLFFFMLLTLGMDSQFVMMETLISGISDIFPRFLRSHKTSFTAFCCVIGFLLGLPQVTKGGIYMLTLMDWYCGSYNLMLVALAEIVCLMYVYPLVGWFWPQHEGKKTLFPFMEDIEMMIGHKPNPYWIINWVFLTPVAILFIVVVSATQYAPAKYGDYTFPPWTEGIGWCMVVAPVAMILLVMAIQICRLGLKAFSPTGSWGPANPEDQTDKYASLRNEPIMVCSMSDIKLDSPSYIGGVYSSSPTGEGSIPPVTGGVNMDSLASIGGVATPLRHLPSLQEQERVGQELETAA
- the LOC137273997 gene encoding sodium- and chloride-dependent glycine transporter 1-like isoform X1, with the translated sequence MRQTYHHTLLEQGDQKTEERGTWGGRFEFLLSCVGYAVGLGNVWRFPYLCYRNGGATFLIPYVIMLVIAGLPLFFLELAVGQFASEGPITVWKVSPAFHGIGFAMVTISGMVCIYYNVIIMYAIYYMFVSFVSLDGSVPWGSCGNPWNTDSCRSEPYPALDTMDESTKMEKLYSQLYNVTCVGDLLGNFSSMYNSTFTDPSHLNSSMVVSDVNKECRIRYVSPSAEYWERAVLRVHEADGFEDMGNISLKNVACLLVAWTIIFLCIMKGVKSSGKVVYFTATFPYIILVVLLIRGLTLEGYEKGITFYMTPQVHRLTEAKVWGDAATQIFYSLGAGFGGLLTMSSFNKFKNNCERDALIVGIINCGTSVFAGFAIFSLLGFMAHTTNQDVESVVDQGPGLAFIAYPEGLAKLPMSSLWAFLFFFMLLTLGMDSQFVMMETLISGISDIFPRFLRSHKTSFTAFCCVIGFLLGLPQVTKGGIYMLTLMDWYCGSYNLMLVALAEIVCLMYVYPLVGWFWPQHEGKKTLFPFMEDIEMMIGHKPNPYWIINWVFLTPVAILFIVVVSATQYAPAKYGDYTFPPWTEGIGWCMVVAPVAMILLVMAIQICRLGLQKAFSPTGSWGPANPEDQTDKYASLRNEPIMVCSMSDIKLDSPSYIGGVYSSSPTGEGSIPPVTGGVNMDSLASIGGVATPLRHLPSLQEQERVGQELETAA